Proteins from a single region of Salvelinus fontinalis isolate EN_2023a chromosome 15, ASM2944872v1, whole genome shotgun sequence:
- the jmjd7 gene encoding bifunctional peptidase and (3S)-lysyl hydroxylase JMJD7 isoform X1 — protein sequence MSILKLKSFNGNVMAENKTLDAVKKCLIDFPLEARELYLNKTVPCLEQPLSPLEFYREWIGPNKPCVIRNAFSHWPALSKWNPSHLREVVGSKVISVAVTPNGYADAVNRDRFVMPEERLMTFSSLLDVVEGKVESRGVFYVQKQCSNLTEELPELTGDVEAHIPWMSEALGKLPDAVNFWLGEASAVTSMHKDHYENLYCVITGEKHFILLPPSDRPFIPYEHYQPAVYRQREDGDFDVVDVADSDKVPWIPLDPLKPDLELYPDYRLACPLHVTVKAGEMLYLPSLWFHHVRQSHGCIAVNFWYDMEYDIKYSYFQLVESLAGAVGPL from the exons ATGTCAATTTTAAAACTGAAATCGTTTAATGGCAATGTAATGGCAGAAAATAAAACGTTAGATGCAgtgaaaaagtgtttgatagACTTCCCTCTGGAGGCTCGTG AGCTATATCTCAATAAAACAGTGCCGTGTCTAGAACAGCCCCTTTCCCCACTTGAGTTCTACCGGGAATGGATTGGTCCAAATAAACCCTGCGTCATCCGGAATGCTTTCAGTCATTGGCCAGCCTTGTCCAAATGGAATCCCTCCCATCTCcg GGAAGTGGTGGGTTCAAAGGTCATCAGTGTGGCCGTGACCCCAAATGGCTATGCAGACGCAGTTAACCGGGACCGCTTTGTAATGCCTGAGGAGCGGCTGATGACCTTCTCCTCTCTGCTGGATGTTGTGGAGGGGAAGGTGGAGAGCAGGGGAGTGTTCTATGTCCagaaacagtgttctaacctgacCGAGGAGCTGCCCGAGCTGACTGGGGACGTGGAGGCTCACATACCCTGGATGAGTGAAGCCCTCG GGAAGTTACCAGATGCAGTGAATTTCTGGTTAGGAGAAGCCAGTGCAGTCACGTCGA TGCACAAGGACCACTATGAGAACCTGTACTGTGTCATCACTGGAGAGAAACACTTCATCCTTCTCCCGCCGTCTGACAGGCCCTTTATACCTTATG AGCACTACCAGCCTGCAgtgtacagacagagagaggatggggactTCGACGTGGTTGATGTGGCAGATTCAGACAAG GTTCCTTGGATACCATTGGACCCGTTAAAACCAGACCTGGAGCTTTACCCTGACTACCGCCTGGCATGCCCACTCCATGTTACTGTCAAGGCCGGGGAGATGCTCTACCTGCCCTCTCTCTGGTTCCACCATGTTCGCCAGTCTCACGGTTGCATTGCAG
- the atg14 gene encoding beclin 1-associated autophagy-related key regulator, whose amino-acid sequence MASSLRSEGTLGALPGARPQLRSHLLHSTITTGSPGSQMVESVDDAEGLYVAVERCPLCNTARRRLTCARCIHAGDFIYFDGRNPERYTEKLERLKMLKEEKERFQQMVITAMDKKVQADQLKWKIMSCKMKIEQLKEAIGCGNEEVKSGKDLLLRSQEESQRLQRRASRHQEKRDKIERHNRRLGELLEKRGKELQGRLEHLAEVRRGHILELTAHIFPTQEEKQGSRDPADVLSECDLALTSSTVSELAEARRTTYLSGRWIWDDQNGETSISITGPRVTLPSNGDCSPYYSWVEEKSTNEGPELDHINPAHTISAALCFATQLINILSHILDVNLPKKLCNSEFCGDSLSRYRFTRAVTKLNTNILHLCFSQHVESELLHPQHTLRNIMFLVSPDNKNLGRTGPYEVTADLEDSMEFVEPEAAGPAEESGDEMVTDEETDLGTDWETVPSPRFCDIPSQPMDLSQSTAMQVSQPVGQAGGMISSAAASVTSWFRGYTGQR is encoded by the exons ATGGCATCCTCGCTGCGAAGCGAAGGGACTTTGGGAGCGCTGCCCGGGGCTCGGCCACAGCTTCGCTCGCACCTCCTACACTCCACAATCACCACAGGTTCCCCTGGGTCTCAAATGGTGGAGTCTGTGGACGATGCGGAGGGTTTGTATGTCGCCGTGGAGCGATGTCCCCTCTGCAACACCGCCAGGCGCAGGCTGACGTGCGCCCGATGCATCCATGCAGGCGATTTCATATACTTCGACGGTAGAAACCCTGAACG ATACACTGAAAAATTGGAAAGACTTAAAATGCTGAAGGAGGAGAAAGAACGTTTCCAACAGAT GGTCATTACAGCCATGGACAAGAAAGTCCAGGCAGATCAGCTG AAATGGAAGATCATGTCATGCAAGATGAAAATAGAGCAGCTGAAGGAGGCTATTGGTTGTGGGAATGAAGAGGTGAAAAGTG gTAAGGACCTGCTGCTTCGCTCCCAGGAGGAGAGCCAGAGGCTTCAGCGGCGGGCCAGCCGCCATCAGGAGAAGAGGGACAAGATCGAGAGACACAATCGGCGGCTGGGAGAGCTGCTGGAGAAGAGGGGCAAGGAGCTGCAGGGTCGTCTGGAGCACCTGGCTGAGGTCCGCAGAGGACACATCCTGGAGCTCACCGCTCACATCTTCCCCACACAGGAGGAGAAACAGGGTAGCAG GGACCCAGCAGACGTGTTGTCGGAGTGTGACCTGGCCCTGACCTCCAGCACGGTGAGTGAGTTGGCTGAGGCCCGCCGCACCACCTACCTGTCAGGGCGCTGGATCTGGGATGACCAGAATGGAGAGACCTCCATTAGCATCACTGGACCCAGGGTCACGCTGCCCAGCAACGGGGACTGCTCCCCCTATTACAGCTGGGTGGAGGAGAAGAGCACCAACGAGGGGCCCG AGCTGGACCACATCAACCCAGCCCACACCATCAGTGCAGCCCTCTGTTTTGCTACCCAGCTCATCAACATCCTCTCTCACATCCTGGATGTCAATCTGCCCAAGAAGTTGTGTAACAGTGAGTTCTGTGGTGACAGCCTGAGCAGGTACAGGTTCACCCGGGCTGTCACCAAGCTCAACACCAACATCCTCCACCTCTGCTTCTCACAG CATGTTGAGAGTGAGCTGCTGCACCCTCAACACACCCTGAGGAACATCATGTTCCTGGTCTCTCCCGACAACAAGAACCTGGGCAG GACGGGTCCGTACGAGGTGACTGCTGACCTGGAGGACTCCATGGAGTTTGTTGAGCCGGAGGCGGCCGGCCCGGCGGAGGAAAGCGGGGATGAGATGGTGacggatgaggagacagacctgGGGACAGACTGGGAAACGGTCCCCAGCCCGCGCTTCTGTGACATCCCCTCCCAGCCCATGGACCTGTCCCAGAGCACAGCCATGCAGGTGTCTCAGCCCGTGGGCCAGGCCGGGGGCATGATCTCCTCAGCAGCAGCATCCGTCACCTCCTGGTTTCGGGGCTACACCGGCCagcgctga
- the jmjd7 gene encoding bifunctional peptidase and (3S)-lysyl hydroxylase JMJD7 isoform X2 produces MSILKLKSFNGNVMAENKTLDAVKKCLIDFPLEARELYLNKTVPCLEQPLSPLEFYREWIGPNKPCVIRNAFSHWPALSKWNPSHLREVVGSKVISVAVTPNGYADAVNRDRFVMPEERLMTFSSLLDVVEGKVESRGVFYVQKQCSNLTEELPELTGDVEAHIPWMSEALVHKDHYENLYCVITGEKHFILLPPSDRPFIPYEHYQPAVYRQREDGDFDVVDVADSDKVPWIPLDPLKPDLELYPDYRLACPLHVTVKAGEMLYLPSLWFHHVRQSHGCIAVNFWYDMEYDIKYSYFQLVESLAGAVGPL; encoded by the exons ATGTCAATTTTAAAACTGAAATCGTTTAATGGCAATGTAATGGCAGAAAATAAAACGTTAGATGCAgtgaaaaagtgtttgatagACTTCCCTCTGGAGGCTCGTG AGCTATATCTCAATAAAACAGTGCCGTGTCTAGAACAGCCCCTTTCCCCACTTGAGTTCTACCGGGAATGGATTGGTCCAAATAAACCCTGCGTCATCCGGAATGCTTTCAGTCATTGGCCAGCCTTGTCCAAATGGAATCCCTCCCATCTCcg GGAAGTGGTGGGTTCAAAGGTCATCAGTGTGGCCGTGACCCCAAATGGCTATGCAGACGCAGTTAACCGGGACCGCTTTGTAATGCCTGAGGAGCGGCTGATGACCTTCTCCTCTCTGCTGGATGTTGTGGAGGGGAAGGTGGAGAGCAGGGGAGTGTTCTATGTCCagaaacagtgttctaacctgacCGAGGAGCTGCCCGAGCTGACTGGGGACGTGGAGGCTCACATACCCTGGATGAGTGAAGCCCTCG TGCACAAGGACCACTATGAGAACCTGTACTGTGTCATCACTGGAGAGAAACACTTCATCCTTCTCCCGCCGTCTGACAGGCCCTTTATACCTTATG AGCACTACCAGCCTGCAgtgtacagacagagagaggatggggactTCGACGTGGTTGATGTGGCAGATTCAGACAAG GTTCCTTGGATACCATTGGACCCGTTAAAACCAGACCTGGAGCTTTACCCTGACTACCGCCTGGCATGCCCACTCCATGTTACTGTCAAGGCCGGGGAGATGCTCTACCTGCCCTCTCTCTGGTTCCACCATGTTCGCCAGTCTCACGGTTGCATTGCAG
- the LOC129812037 gene encoding TATA box-binding protein-like 2, with protein sequence MDEDSALDDPIANVPSPSYLSSLSQPEKDVGKDLDLSVLTEETSGNAASNANMTQDSGFFDAYRQEESAETDPKKVAMPGASTFCPMTPVTPVAESSGIIPMLQNVVSTVNLACPLDLKSIVLQARNAEYNPKRFGAVIMRLLEPRTTALIFSSGKIVCTGAKSEEQCRLAARKYARVMQKLGFPAKFLDFKIHNMVGTCDVCFPIRLEGLLLDHQQFSSYVPELFPGLIYRMVKPRIVLLIFVSGKVVLTGAKERREIYEAFENIYPILKGFRKQ encoded by the exons ATGGATGAAGATTCAGCATTGGATGACCCAATTGCAAATGTACCA AGCCCATCCTACCTCTCCTCCTTGAGCCAACCGGAGAAGGATGTCGGGAAAGATCTGGATCTCAGCGTCCTGACGGAAGAGACCAGTGGAAATGCTGCTTCTAACGCCAACATGACACAAGACAGTGGCTTCTTCGATGCCTATAGGCAAGAGGagtctgctgagactgaccctaaAAAGGTGGCCATGCCGGGAGCCTCTACCTTCTGTCCCATGACACCCGTGACCCCAGTGGCTGAGAGTTCTGGAATCATCCCCATGTTACA GAATGTTGTATCCACAGTGAATCTGGCCTGCCCACTGGACCTGAAGTCCATTGTCCTACAAGCCAGAAATGCAGAGTACAACCCCAAG CGTTTTGGTGCAGTCATTATGCGACTACTGGAGCCTAGGACCACAGCGCTCATCTTCAGCTCTGGAAAGATAGTCTGCACAGGAGCCAAGAG TGAGGAGCAGTGTCGCTTAGCTGCCCGCAAGTATGCTCGAGTGATGCAGAAGCTGGGCTTTCCTGCCAAATTCCTAGACTTCAAGATACATAACATGGTGGGGACCTGTGATGTCTGCTTCCCCATCCGGCTGGAGGGTCTGTTGCTGGATCATCAGCAGTTCAGCAG TTATGTGCCAGAACTGTTTCCTGGTTTGATCTATCGCATGGTGAAACCACGTATTGTGTTACTGATCTTTGTGTCTGGAAAAGTGGTTCTGACAG GAGCTAAAGAACGTCGAGAAATCTATGAGGCTTTTGAGAACATATACCCCATTCTGAAGGGATTCAGAAAGCAATGA